Proteins encoded by one window of Astatotilapia calliptera chromosome 13, fAstCal1.2, whole genome shotgun sequence:
- the cuzd1.1 gene encoding CUB and zona pellucida-like domains 1-1 protein isoform X2 — MQQQICTHVFTTVAHTWEAVPVLALVNTTATVVMTTTVSILSFKAQQKEALLTMITLYNENNFFLHYSLLPKHRRSSHRYKSLYGETFLKQQLSKSHLIDFFKYCISLCFQDQPSCRYNCGMHLGSCSCRSSCQYNGDCCYDYYDYCSSTTTWPDVTAQPSCRYNCGWSMGSCSCSSSCEYYGNCCYDYYSYCQWSTDMPTTMPVTEQPSCQYNCGWNIGNCSCSSSCEYYGNCCNDYYYYCQSPDFTTAQPSCRYNCGSYMGSCSCSSSCEYYGNCCYDYYSYCLVSTREPTGSCGGNLFGSGTFSSPNYPSYYHDNAYCMWQLRAAYDQRIFLQFTFLQLENCCSCDYIEIYDGPYVYSPFLGKVCNNSLSTFFSTSNYMTVVFRTDGSMVGRGFNAEFTSSLTPSSGRVDCSSDNMNIVIEKSYLNSLGYDGHSLYLNDPHCRPQISYYNVVFSFPLNTCGNTREFENGKIVYTNSLRAYNSNYGEITRQSNFKLNVNCRMEEDSVSQILYEVRELENTTITGTGRYNTSMVFYQSSSFYYQVTQFPYEITLNQNLYIEIDMRRGDSSVVLFIDTCIASPSAFDFQSRPYYLVRNGCPIDNTYYAYTTGTSPFARFTFKAFQFLRATEDVYLQCKVLICPASDYNSRCRRGCTKRVARDVGSEHESETLVVGPIHLLDPEKKEDANDEQKET, encoded by the exons ATGCAACAACAg ATCTGTACTCATGTCTTTACAACTGTGGCTCACACCTGGGAAGCTGTTCCTGTACTAGCTCTTGTGAATACTACGGCAACTGTTGTCATGACTACTACTGTAAGTATTCTGTCCTTCAAAGCTCAGCAGAAGGAGGCCCTGCTCACTATGATCACACTttacaatgaaaataattttttcttgCACTACAG CTTACTGCCCAAGCACAGGAGATCCAGTCACAGGTATAAAAGTCTGTATggggaaacatttttaaagcagcagCTCAGTAAAAGCCATctcatagatttttttaaatactgtatctctctctgttttcaaGATCAGCCATCATGTCGTTACAACTGTGGCATGCACCTGGGAAGCTGTTCATGCAGAAGCTCTTGTCAATACAATGGTGACTGTTGCTATGACTACTATG ATTACTGCTCATCAACCACTACGTGGCCTGATGTTACAG CTCAGCCTTCGTGTCGATACAACTGTGGCTGGAGCATGGGAAGCTGCTCCTGCTCAAGCTCTTGTGAATACTATGGAAATTGCTGTTATGACTACTACT CATACTGCCAATGGTCTACTGACATGCCCACTACCATGCCTGTTACAG AACAGCCTTCATGTCAATACAACTGTGGCTGGAACATCGGAAACTGCTCCTGCTCAAGCTCTTGTGAATACTATGGAAATTGCTGCAATGACTACTACT ATTACTGCCAGTCTCCTGACTTTACCACAG CTCAACCCTCATGTCGATACAACTGTGGCAGTTACATGGGAAGCTGTTCCTGCTCAAGCTCATGTGAATACTATGGGAACTGTTGTTACGACTACTACT CCTACTGCTTAGTCTCAACTAGGGAGCCAACAG GGTCATGTGGAGGCAATCTGTTTGGCTCTGGCACCTTCTCTAGCCCTAACTATCCCAGCTACTATCATGACAATGCCTACTGCATGTGGCAACTAAGAGCTGCATACGACCAAAGAATCTTCCTGCAATTCACATTCCTACA gctgGAAAACTGCTGTTCCTGCGACTACATTGAAATCTATGATGGGCCATATGTTTATTCACCATTTTTGGGCAAAGTCTGCAACAACAGTCTGAGCACTTTCTTCTCCACTTCCAACTATATGACTGTGGTCTTCCGGACTGACGGTTCTATGGTTGGTCGAGGTTTCAACGCAGAGTTCACGAGCTCTTTGACACCAAGCTCAG GTCGAGTGGACTGCTCCTCAGACAACATGAACATCGTGATTGAGAAGTCTTACTTGAACAGTTTGGGTTATGATGGTCACAGCCTGTACCTGAACGACCCACACTGCAGACCCCAGATTTCCTATTACAATGTGGTCTTCAGTTTTCCTCTCAACACTTGTGGCAACACAAGAGAG TTTGAGAATGGCAAAATTGTGTACACAAACAGTCTTCGTGCCTACAACTCCAACTACGGCGAGATCACACGCCAGTCTAACTTTAAGCTAAACGTCAACTGCCGAATGGAGGAAGACTCGGTATCTCAGATTTTATACGAGGTCCGTGAACTAGAGAACACCACCATAACGGGCACAGGCAGATACAATACCAGCATGGTTTTCTACCAATCCAGCAGCTTCTACTATCAG GTGACTCAATTTCCATATGAGATAACACTAAACCAGAACTTGTATATTGAAATCGATATGAGGAGAGGTGACAGCAGTGTGGTCCTCTTTATTGACACCTGTATAGCATCACCATCAGCCTTTGATTTCCAGTCAAGACCCTACTACTTGGTTCGCAATGG TTGTCCAATAGATAACACCTACTATGCCTACACTACTGGCACCAGCCCGTTTGCTCGTTTCACTTTTAAGGCCTTCCAGTTCTTGCGGGCCACAGAAGACGTGTACCTCCAGTGCAAGGTCCTAATATGTCCAGCCTCCGACTACAACTCCCGCTGCCGCCGCGGATGCACCAAACGAGTGGCCAGAGACGTGGGGTCTGAACATGAGAGTGAAACTCTGGTTGTGGGTCCCATTCACCTTTTAG acCCTGAGAAAAAGGAAGATGCGAATGATGAGCAGAAAGAAACTTAA
- the cuzd1.1 gene encoding CUB and zona pellucida-like domains 1-1 protein isoform X1, with protein MWTLLFLCGVLITHQVQGVDRGDAARYWWTTADYWETSGDYWETTPGYSGCGGYLYGSSGSFYSPNYPNLYPDNSDCIWYIRPGNQIIQLELSDVNTECGYDDVYVYDGSSTGNRLLGKTCNNTKNNTFYSTSYYLTVRFRSDGSVRNTGFHASYRVVSGGSCIHNCGYQVGYCSCSSSCVYRGDCCYDYEDHCGSTTVTDMPETDATTDLYSCLYNCGSHLGSCSCTSSCEYYGNCCHDYYSYCPSTGDPVTDQPSCRYNCGMHLGSCSCRSSCQYNGDCCYDYYDYCSSTTTWPDVTAQPSCRYNCGWSMGSCSCSSSCEYYGNCCYDYYSYCQWSTDMPTTMPVTEQPSCQYNCGWNIGNCSCSSSCEYYGNCCNDYYYYCQSPDFTTAQPSCRYNCGSYMGSCSCSSSCEYYGNCCYDYYSYCLVSTREPTGSCGGNLFGSGTFSSPNYPSYYHDNAYCMWQLRAAYDQRIFLQFTFLQLENCCSCDYIEIYDGPYVYSPFLGKVCNNSLSTFFSTSNYMTVVFRTDGSMVGRGFNAEFTSSLTPSSGRVDCSSDNMNIVIEKSYLNSLGYDGHSLYLNDPHCRPQISYYNVVFSFPLNTCGNTREFENGKIVYTNSLRAYNSNYGEITRQSNFKLNVNCRMEEDSVSQILYEVRELENTTITGTGRYNTSMVFYQSSSFYYQVTQFPYEITLNQNLYIEIDMRRGDSSVVLFIDTCIASPSAFDFQSRPYYLVRNGCPIDNTYYAYTTGTSPFARFTFKAFQFLRATEDVYLQCKVLICPASDYNSRCRRGCTKRVARDVGSEHESETLVVGPIHLLDPEKKEDANDEQKET; from the exons GATTATTGGGAAACTTCAGGAGATTATTGGGAAACTACACCAGGTTATTCAG GATGTGGTGGTTACCTGTATGGCAGCAGTGGCAGTTTTTACAGCCCCAACTATCCAAACCTGTACCCAGACAATTCTGACTGTATATGGtacatcagaccaggcaatcaAATTATTCAGCTGGAGCTGTCAGATGTAAA CACTGAGTGTGGATATGATGATGTTTACGTCTATGATGGCTCCAGTACTGGAAACCGGCTTCTGGGAAAGACATGTAACAACACCAAAAACAACACTTTCTATTCCACCAGTTATTATTTGACTGTGCGCTTCAGGAGTGATGGCAGTGTAAGAAACACAGGATTTCATGCTTCTTACAGAGTTGTGT CTGGAGGTTCCTGCATTCACAACTGTGGTTACCAGGTTGGATATTGCTCTTGCTCTTCGAGCTGTGTATACAGAGGGGACTGTTGTTATGACTACGAAG ATCACTGCGGATCCACAACAGTAACAGATATGCCAGAAACAGATGCAACAACAg ATCTGTACTCATGTCTTTACAACTGTGGCTCACACCTGGGAAGCTGTTCCTGTACTAGCTCTTGTGAATACTACGGCAACTGTTGTCATGACTACTACT CTTACTGCCCAAGCACAGGAGATCCAGTCACAG ATCAGCCATCATGTCGTTACAACTGTGGCATGCACCTGGGAAGCTGTTCATGCAGAAGCTCTTGTCAATACAATGGTGACTGTTGCTATGACTACTATG ATTACTGCTCATCAACCACTACGTGGCCTGATGTTACAG CTCAGCCTTCGTGTCGATACAACTGTGGCTGGAGCATGGGAAGCTGCTCCTGCTCAAGCTCTTGTGAATACTATGGAAATTGCTGTTATGACTACTACT CATACTGCCAATGGTCTACTGACATGCCCACTACCATGCCTGTTACAG AACAGCCTTCATGTCAATACAACTGTGGCTGGAACATCGGAAACTGCTCCTGCTCAAGCTCTTGTGAATACTATGGAAATTGCTGCAATGACTACTACT ATTACTGCCAGTCTCCTGACTTTACCACAG CTCAACCCTCATGTCGATACAACTGTGGCAGTTACATGGGAAGCTGTTCCTGCTCAAGCTCATGTGAATACTATGGGAACTGTTGTTACGACTACTACT CCTACTGCTTAGTCTCAACTAGGGAGCCAACAG GGTCATGTGGAGGCAATCTGTTTGGCTCTGGCACCTTCTCTAGCCCTAACTATCCCAGCTACTATCATGACAATGCCTACTGCATGTGGCAACTAAGAGCTGCATACGACCAAAGAATCTTCCTGCAATTCACATTCCTACA gctgGAAAACTGCTGTTCCTGCGACTACATTGAAATCTATGATGGGCCATATGTTTATTCACCATTTTTGGGCAAAGTCTGCAACAACAGTCTGAGCACTTTCTTCTCCACTTCCAACTATATGACTGTGGTCTTCCGGACTGACGGTTCTATGGTTGGTCGAGGTTTCAACGCAGAGTTCACGAGCTCTTTGACACCAAGCTCAG GTCGAGTGGACTGCTCCTCAGACAACATGAACATCGTGATTGAGAAGTCTTACTTGAACAGTTTGGGTTATGATGGTCACAGCCTGTACCTGAACGACCCACACTGCAGACCCCAGATTTCCTATTACAATGTGGTCTTCAGTTTTCCTCTCAACACTTGTGGCAACACAAGAGAG TTTGAGAATGGCAAAATTGTGTACACAAACAGTCTTCGTGCCTACAACTCCAACTACGGCGAGATCACACGCCAGTCTAACTTTAAGCTAAACGTCAACTGCCGAATGGAGGAAGACTCGGTATCTCAGATTTTATACGAGGTCCGTGAACTAGAGAACACCACCATAACGGGCACAGGCAGATACAATACCAGCATGGTTTTCTACCAATCCAGCAGCTTCTACTATCAG GTGACTCAATTTCCATATGAGATAACACTAAACCAGAACTTGTATATTGAAATCGATATGAGGAGAGGTGACAGCAGTGTGGTCCTCTTTATTGACACCTGTATAGCATCACCATCAGCCTTTGATTTCCAGTCAAGACCCTACTACTTGGTTCGCAATGG TTGTCCAATAGATAACACCTACTATGCCTACACTACTGGCACCAGCCCGTTTGCTCGTTTCACTTTTAAGGCCTTCCAGTTCTTGCGGGCCACAGAAGACGTGTACCTCCAGTGCAAGGTCCTAATATGTCCAGCCTCCGACTACAACTCCCGCTGCCGCCGCGGATGCACCAAACGAGTGGCCAGAGACGTGGGGTCTGAACATGAGAGTGAAACTCTGGTTGTGGGTCCCATTCACCTTTTAG acCCTGAGAAAAAGGAAGATGCGAATGATGAGCAGAAAGAAACTTAA